One genomic window of Limnothrix sp. FACHB-406 includes the following:
- the rpsU gene encoding 30S ribosomal protein S21, with translation MTQVVLGENEGIESALRRFKRQVSKAGILADVKYRRYYETPIEKRKRKAAAARRKRRYR, from the coding sequence ATGACCCAAGTGGTTTTGGGTGAAAACGAAGGAATCGAATCCGCGCTACGCCGTTTCAAGCGCCAAGTCTCGAAAGCCGGTATCTTGGCGGACGTGAAATATCGCCGGTACTATGAAACCCCGATCGAAAAGCGCAAGCGTAAGGCCGCTGCTGCCCGCCGGAAGCGCCGTTATCGGTAA
- a CDS encoding nucleotidyltransferase family protein, which produces MLLRSRLIHYREQIQAIAAEHGISHIRIFGSVARGEATAGSDIDFLVKMEPDRSLLDRIGCIQDLSDLLNCPVDVVTLKNIREEWRDRIQQEAISLPSMS; this is translated from the coding sequence CTGCTGTTGCGATCGCGCCTGATTCATTACCGTGAGCAAATCCAGGCGATCGCGGCGGAACATGGCATCAGCCACATTCGCATTTTTGGTTCTGTGGCCCGAGGCGAAGCAACTGCCGGAAGTGATATCGATTTCTTGGTGAAGATGGAACCCGATCGCAGTTTGCTCGATCGAATTGGCTGTATTCAGGATTTATCGGACTTGTTGAATTGCCCGGTTGATGTTGTCACCCTCAAAAATATTCGCGAAGAATGGCGCGATCGCATTCAACAAGAGGCGATATCGCTACCATCAATGAGTTGA
- a CDS encoding HNH endonuclease yields MSRQISSAIRTAVEIRAANCCEYCRSQVQFALQAFSIEHIIPVSQGGETALENLALACQGCNNHKYNKISAIDPLTGQMTGLFNPRQQVWNEHFAWNEDCSLAIGLTPIGRATVEALKLNRSGVVNLRKLLKSINRHPPD; encoded by the coding sequence ATGAGTCGTCAAATTTCATCTGCAATTCGTACAGCCGTTGAAATACGCGCTGCTAACTGCTGTGAGTACTGTCGTAGCCAAGTTCAGTTTGCACTACAGGCATTTTCCATTGAGCACATTATTCCTGTCAGTCAAGGAGGTGAAACAGCTTTAGAGAACCTAGCCTTGGCTTGTCAGGGTTGCAACAATCATAAATATAATAAAATCTCTGCGATCGATCCTTTGACTGGACAGATGACCGGTTTATTCAATCCTCGACAGCAGGTGTGGAACGAGCACTTTGCTTGGAATGAAGACTGTAGCTTGGCAATTGGCTTAACACCGATCGGGCGAGCAACTGTCGAAGCATTGAAGCTAAATCGATCAGGTGTGGTGAACTTACGAAAACTACTCAAGTCTATCAATCGTCATCCACCTGATTAA
- a CDS encoding DUF2752 domain-containing protein, translating to MQRPLLVHRPLAPADRQHRLIGLSLVASPIVAAHWLAHSHQTSPLICPFHWLTGLPCPGCGLTRSFVAIARGDWPGAIGYHPFGPLLFAALLGLGLQWAVELRVRRRLVWLIGRSGRRAIGRGLLILGLVWYSARLYGLWSSGAAALAWSRSPLGQWLGG from the coding sequence ATGCAACGACCGCTGTTGGTTCACCGTCCCCTCGCCCCCGCCGATCGCCAGCACCGGTTGATCGGCCTGTCGCTGGTGGCCTCCCCGATCGTTGCGGCCCACTGGCTGGCCCACAGTCACCAAACTTCACCGCTGATCTGTCCCTTTCACTGGCTAACGGGGTTGCCCTGTCCCGGCTGTGGCTTAACCCGATCGTTCGTGGCGATCGCCCGGGGAGACTGGCCAGGGGCGATCGGCTACCATCCCTTCGGCCCCCTGTTGTTCGCGGCCCTGCTGGGTTTGGGATTGCAATGGGCTGTGGAACTACGGGTGCGACGGCGATTGGTCTGGCTGATCGGGCGATCGGGCCGGCGGGCGATCGGGCGCGGGCTGCTGATTCTCGGGCTGGTTTGGTACAGCGCCCGACTCTACGGCCTGTGGAGCAGCGGCGCGGCAGCCCTGGCCTGGAGCCGATCGCCCCTGGGTCAGTGGCTTGGTGGTTAG
- a CDS encoding XisI protein translates to MEALEVKTIPNLDQWRSLLEKILSDYAKLPYRYGDVATYLVVDQDRNHFLLMQEGWEENRRVHGCLVHAEIRNQKIWIHYDGIEGGIANELTELGVPKDHIVLAFHAPTVRQYTGYAID, encoded by the coding sequence ATGGAAGCCTTAGAAGTCAAGACAATTCCTAACCTCGACCAATGGCGATCGCTCCTAGAAAAAATCCTTAGCGATTATGCCAAGTTGCCCTATCGCTATGGAGATGTGGCAACCTATTTGGTGGTTGACCAAGATCGCAATCATTTCCTGCTCATGCAAGAAGGCTGGGAAGAGAATCGACGAGTGCATGGCTGCCTAGTTCATGCCGAAATTCGGAACCAAAAAATCTGGATTCACTACGATGGCATTGAAGGCGGGATTGCTAATGAGCTAACAGAGTTGGGAGTTCCGAAAGATCACATCGTCTTAGCTTTCCATGCTCCCACCGTTCGGCAATATACGGGCTACGCGATCGATTAA
- a CDS encoding AAA family ATPase yields the protein MPGELGRMAFGVAGGVALGVAGGVAGGVAVGVAGGVAVGVAVGVGGDVAVGVAFTIGWPLGIFRIYWGIFAPIWSLILDRFIIGNSVAAAIPYFPYRLDEIIYFPLPFLNKNLIRLYQESPQLGKRELEYLLEFTNQKSRARQVMKSIAALRLAACRNVQDIEAVSQEIAWIPAQSFDDENSEPDWVSDSFDRMAWRFSQFFSQLIRKTDRVNPILLRFLELAGDIRATNAATSPYRQQQNLEWPKQALEALTADIAALPDRALIPDLLRAARQWQQAIQDLQDRLSEAAQRTGELPNPYSPNASLIDTAAVQQFRGRRDVFQELENLAQASSPPMLLLWGNRRMGKSWALNYLPRCLNSEIVPLRVDLQGSAGSASSLAGFARNLAQDITRAADQARNLRLPPPNAQALQDDPFSALQHWFSEIERRYPNRRFWLCLDEYERLEELINTTGSRAPLNFFRYIFQNRRAWTLLFCGSHDPNELNPYWSDYLINTRTVKVSYLSEADSRDLIIKPEPQRDFPEIYDPAAVDRIWHWTAGHPYWTQNLCFEVVQLLNHEQRRRATVDDVDRALDRATGSGDTILREFWSGSLTASQRAALTQLLTQQPLRPEDDRPLQKLLHKEILRPDPNSPSGYRLWVPLYHHHLTTAQPWRDRP from the coding sequence ATGCCTGGTGAGCTTGGCCGAATGGCGTTCGGCGTGGCGGGAGGCGTGGCGTTAGGCGTGGCGGGAGGCGTGGCGGGAGGCGTGGCGGTAGGCGTGGCGGGAGGCGTGGCGGTAGGCGTGGCGGTAGGCGTGGGGGGAGACGTGGCGGTAGGCGTGGCCTTTACGATTGGTTGGCCCCTAGGAATTTTCAGAATTTATTGGGGTATTTTTGCACCGATTTGGTCGTTGATTCTAGATCGATTCATTATTGGCAATTCGGTGGCAGCCGCCATTCCCTATTTTCCCTATCGCCTAGATGAAATTATTTATTTTCCCTTGCCTTTCTTAAACAAAAACCTGATTCGACTTTATCAAGAGTCACCTCAACTCGGCAAACGAGAACTAGAGTATTTATTGGAATTCACCAATCAAAAAAGCCGTGCCCGCCAAGTCATGAAAAGCATTGCTGCGCTTCGACTGGCAGCTTGCCGCAATGTTCAAGACATTGAAGCTGTTTCTCAGGAAATTGCCTGGATTCCTGCTCAGAGTTTTGATGACGAAAATTCCGAGCCAGATTGGGTCTCCGACTCATTTGATCGAATGGCATGGCGATTTTCTCAGTTTTTCTCTCAACTGATCAGAAAAACAGATCGCGTCAATCCGATTTTGTTGCGTTTTTTGGAACTGGCTGGCGACATTCGAGCCACCAACGCGGCCACTAGCCCCTATCGCCAACAGCAAAACCTAGAATGGCCCAAGCAAGCCCTGGAAGCCCTCACGGCCGACATTGCCGCCCTGCCCGATCGCGCCTTAATTCCCGATCTGTTGCGGGCCGCGCGCCAATGGCAACAGGCGATCCAAGATTTGCAAGACCGCCTCAGCGAAGCCGCCCAACGCACCGGCGAACTCCCCAACCCCTACAGCCCCAACGCCAGCCTGATTGACACCGCCGCCGTGCAACAGTTTCGGGGGCGGCGCGATGTGTTCCAAGAACTCGAAAACCTGGCCCAAGCCAGCTCGCCGCCCATGCTGCTGCTGTGGGGCAACCGCCGAATGGGCAAAAGCTGGGCCCTCAACTATTTGCCCCGTTGCCTCAACAGCGAAATCGTGCCCCTGCGCGTAGACCTGCAAGGCTCCGCTGGTTCCGCCAGCAGCCTGGCCGGCTTTGCCCGCAACCTCGCCCAAGACATCACCCGAGCCGCCGACCAAGCCCGCAACCTGCGCCTGCCCCCACCCAATGCCCAAGCCCTCCAGGACGATCCCTTCTCGGCACTCCAGCACTGGTTCAGCGAGATTGAACGGCGCTATCCCAACCGGCGCTTCTGGCTTTGCTTGGATGAATACGAACGACTAGAGGAACTGATCAACACCACTGGCAGCCGCGCCCCCCTCAACTTCTTTCGCTACATCTTCCAAAATCGCCGTGCCTGGACGCTGTTGTTTTGTGGCTCCCACGACCCCAACGAACTCAACCCCTACTGGAGCGACTACCTGATCAACACCCGCACCGTCAAAGTCTCCTACCTCAGCGAAGCCGACAGCCGCGACCTGATCATCAAACCCGAACCCCAGCGCGACTTCCCCGAGATCTACGACCCCGCAGCCGTCGATCGGATCTGGCACTGGACAGCCGGCCACCCCTACTGGACTCAAAACCTCTGCTTTGAAGTGGTGCAACTGCTGAACCACGAACAACGCCGCCGCGCCACCGTGGATGATGTCGATCGCGCCCTCGATCGGGCCACCGGATCCGGGGACACAATCCTGCGGGAATTTTGGTCAGGCTCCCTCACCGCATCCCAACGGGCCGCCCTGACGCAACTGCTGACCCAGCAGCCCCTCCGTCCCGAAGACGATCGCCCCCTGCAAAAGCTGCTCCACAAAGAAATTCTCCGCCCCGACCCCAACAGCCCCAGCGGCTATCGGCTCTGGGTTCCGCTCTATCACCACCACCTGACCACCGCCCAGCCCTGGCGCGATCGCCCCTGA
- a CDS encoding ABC-F family ATP-binding cassette domain-containing protein: MSLLSLKNAHKDFGIKEILRDGTFSIEPTDKIGLIGTNGSGKSTLLKMLAGLEPIDRGDRLVNPNYRLVYLPQDPPLDSDRTVLEQVFADSGEQMALVREYEDLSHRLGHTTGPELDLVMAQLASLGDKMAAAGAWELETQAKIVLSKLGIEDFEAKVGTLSGGYRKRIALAAALLAQPDLLLMDEPTNHLDADSVNWLQDYLRQQFRGALLLVTHDRYFLDRVTNRILELDRGDLFSYAGNYGYYLEKKAEAETAENSRQRKFQGVLRRELEWLKRGPKARSTKQKARIDRIQDMRETEFKANQGKVEIATAGRRIGKKVIELEKLTYEVGDRVLIRDFTYQFLPDDRVGIIGGNGVGKSTLMNLIMGKLEPTAGQVDRGSTIQIGYFDQHSDDLSDKGDMRVLNYLKETAELVKTADGQIITASQMLERFLFPPDQQYAPISKLSGGERRRLFLLKVLLEAPNVLILDEPTNDVDVQTLAVLEEYLEEFNGCVIVVSHDRYFLDRTVEKIFAFEQAGQIRQYPGNYSVYLDLRSPDLPSDTAEKNGRSAEKKASATTTTEPDQGNSSKGRSRKLSYKEKRELEHLETHLPQWEEEKATIEKRLYENPPSGYSEVEKLSQKLADLSHQIDQGTERWLELSELAES, translated from the coding sequence ATGAGTCTGCTGTCTCTGAAGAATGCCCACAAGGATTTTGGAATCAAGGAAATTCTGCGGGATGGAACCTTTAGCATTGAGCCGACGGACAAAATTGGCTTGATTGGCACCAATGGTTCGGGCAAGTCCACGCTCCTGAAGATGCTGGCGGGGCTGGAGCCGATCGACCGGGGCGATCGGCTGGTGAACCCCAACTATCGGCTGGTCTATTTGCCCCAAGATCCGCCCCTCGATTCCGATCGCACGGTGCTGGAGCAGGTATTTGCCGATAGTGGCGAGCAAATGGCGCTGGTGCGGGAATACGAGGATTTGTCCCACCGGCTGGGCCACACTACGGGGCCGGAGTTGGATTTGGTGATGGCGCAGTTGGCCAGCCTGGGCGACAAGATGGCGGCGGCGGGTGCTTGGGAATTGGAAACCCAAGCAAAAATCGTGCTGTCTAAGTTAGGAATCGAGGATTTTGAAGCAAAGGTAGGGACACTTTCTGGGGGCTATCGTAAGCGAATTGCCCTCGCGGCGGCGCTGTTGGCCCAGCCAGATTTGTTGTTAATGGATGAGCCAACGAACCATCTGGATGCGGATTCGGTGAACTGGTTGCAAGATTATTTGCGCCAACAGTTTCGCGGGGCGTTGTTGTTGGTAACGCACGATCGCTACTTTCTCGATCGGGTGACAAATCGGATTTTGGAACTCGATCGCGGCGATCTGTTCAGCTATGCCGGGAATTATGGCTATTACCTGGAGAAAAAGGCAGAAGCGGAAACGGCAGAAAACAGCCGTCAGCGGAAATTTCAAGGGGTTTTGCGGCGGGAGCTAGAGTGGCTGAAGCGCGGCCCGAAAGCTCGCAGCACCAAGCAAAAGGCCCGGATCGATCGCATCCAAGACATGCGCGAAACGGAGTTCAAAGCCAACCAAGGCAAGGTGGAAATTGCCACGGCGGGTCGGCGGATCGGTAAGAAGGTGATCGAGCTGGAGAAGTTGACCTATGAAGTGGGCGATCGGGTCTTGATTCGCGATTTCACCTATCAATTTTTGCCGGACGATCGCGTGGGGATCATCGGCGGTAATGGGGTGGGTAAATCAACGCTGATGAACCTGATCATGGGTAAGTTGGAACCCACGGCGGGCCAGGTCGATCGTGGTAGCACGATCCAAATTGGCTATTTTGATCAGCACTCGGATGACTTGTCTGATAAGGGTGATATGCGAGTGCTGAATTACCTGAAGGAAACGGCGGAACTGGTGAAAACCGCCGACGGGCAAATCATCACCGCCTCGCAAATGTTGGAGCGGTTTCTGTTTCCGCCCGATCAACAATATGCGCCGATCAGCAAACTTTCGGGGGGCGAACGGCGGCGTTTATTCCTGTTGAAGGTGTTGCTGGAAGCGCCAAATGTGCTGATTTTGGATGAACCAACCAACGATGTGGATGTGCAGACCTTGGCGGTGTTGGAAGAATATTTGGAGGAGTTTAATGGCTGCGTGATTGTGGTGTCGCACGATCGCTACTTTCTCGATCGCACCGTTGAAAAAATCTTCGCCTTTGAGCAAGCCGGTCAGATTCGCCAATATCCCGGCAACTATTCGGTGTATTTGGATTTGCGATCGCCTGATCTGCCCAGTGATACTGCCGAGAAAAACGGGCGATCGGCTGAGAAGAAGGCTAGTGCAACAACCACGACGGAGCCGGATCAAGGCAATTCATCCAAGGGGCGATCGCGCAAATTGTCCTATAAAGAAAAGCGCGAACTGGAACATTTGGAAACCCATTTACCCCAGTGGGAAGAGGAAAAAGCGACCATTGAAAAACGCCTCTATGAAAATCCTCCCAGTGGCTATAGCGAGGTCGAAAAATTATCGCAAAAGCTGGCGGATCTCAGTCACCAAATTGATCAAGGAACCGAGCGCTGGCTGGAATTATCTGAGCTGGCTGAATCCTAG
- a CDS encoding element excision factor XisH family protein produces the protein MPAKDLYHQTVCNALIDDGWTITDDPLILKIGARSVFVDLGAERLIAAERGSEKIAIEIKSFLSASLVSDLENAWGQFFMYARALEKREPDRILYLAVTQETFNTIFQEPIGQLLLEEPGFHLVVFDAKTEKVAEWKP, from the coding sequence ATGCCTGCTAAAGATCTCTATCACCAAACTGTTTGCAATGCCCTAATTGATGATGGCTGGACGATTACGGATGATCCCTTGATTCTAAAAATTGGTGCGCGATCGGTCTTTGTCGATTTGGGTGCAGAACGCCTAATTGCGGCTGAACGCGGTTCTGAAAAGATTGCGATCGAGATTAAAAGCTTTCTCAGTGCCTCTCTTGTCAGCGATCTCGAAAATGCCTGGGGACAGTTTTTTATGTATGCTCGCGCTCTAGAGAAACGCGAACCCGATCGAATTCTGTATTTGGCCGTGACTCAAGAAACTTTTAATACGATTTTTCAAGAGCCGATCGGTCAACTTTTATTAGAAGAACCGGGTTTTCATTTGGTTGTTTTTGATGCAAAAACGGAGAAAGTTGCAGAATGGAAGCCTTAG
- a CDS encoding DMT family transporter, whose amino-acid sequence MIHGVERADREQWLNPIALLVAGVLWGSTYVVVKSSLEAVSPSILMLVRFGIATITLLPITLWSGLPKNSAAWAVTGRGGLELGFWMALGYVAHTIALQYTTAGRSAFITALYVVLVPLLTGVAGQRLFPKVWWAAAIAALGVALLSYDGAPPNIGDLWSVGTAITWSFYIWRMEAYAARAQVLWLSLIQLGITTLAAALWVWGSSWAISSAIWNPQTIPWLDLVYLGTFATAGTAWLQAIGQRSVAAPVAAILYTLEPVWAALMAAAWLGEQLGDRGRVGAALVLGACLLCQLPVRSLGRQLGRAIASVWHRP is encoded by the coding sequence ATGATCCACGGGGTAGAAAGGGCCGATCGCGAGCAATGGTTGAACCCGATCGCGCTGTTAGTTGCGGGCGTACTTTGGGGAAGTACCTATGTTGTTGTCAAGTCTAGTTTAGAGGCCGTTTCCCCGAGCATTTTGATGTTGGTGCGGTTTGGCATTGCCACCATTACTTTGTTGCCGATCACCCTTTGGAGCGGTTTGCCGAAAAATTCAGCCGCTTGGGCGGTTACTGGGCGCGGAGGCTTGGAATTAGGCTTCTGGATGGCCTTGGGCTATGTGGCTCACACGATCGCGCTGCAATACACTACAGCGGGGCGTAGCGCGTTTATCACCGCCCTCTATGTAGTCTTGGTTCCATTGCTGACGGGCGTTGCGGGCCAGCGGCTGTTCCCTAAGGTTTGGTGGGCGGCGGCGATCGCGGCGTTGGGGGTGGCGTTGCTGTCCTACGATGGCGCACCGCCCAATATTGGGGATTTGTGGAGCGTGGGCACGGCTATCACTTGGTCTTTTTATATTTGGCGGATGGAGGCCTACGCGGCTCGGGCCCAAGTGCTGTGGCTGTCATTGATTCAGTTGGGGATCACGACTCTGGCGGCGGCCCTGTGGGTGTGGGGGTCTTCATGGGCGATTTCGTCTGCAATTTGGAACCCCCAAACCATTCCTTGGCTAGATTTGGTCTATTTAGGAACCTTTGCCACGGCGGGCACGGCCTGGTTGCAGGCGATCGGCCAGCGATCAGTGGCGGCTCCGGTGGCGGCGATTTTGTATACCTTGGAGCCAGTTTGGGCGGCCCTGATGGCGGCGGCTTGGTTGGGGGAACAGTTGGGCGATCGGGGCCGGGTGGGAGCGGCTTTGGTGCTGGGGGCCTGTTTGTTGTGCCAGCTCCCGGTGCGATCGCTGGGGCGGCAACTGGGCCGGGCGATCGCCTCAGTTTGGCATCGACCTTAG
- the glcD gene encoding glycolate oxidase subunit GlcD, translating into MVFAPSLSATRPDWEEIAREFVNALGDRAVIRRKDELLTYECDGLTSYRHRPALVVLPRTTEQVAAAVKLCNRFRVPFVARGAGTGLSGGALPIEDSVLIVTALMKQILKVDLDNQRVVVQPGVINNWVTQAVSGAGFYYAPDPSSQIICSIGGNVAENSGGVHCLKYGVTTNHVLGLKLVLPDGEIVEVGSAVPEMPGYDLTGIFVGSEGTLGIATEVTLRILKTADEIAVLLADFTSMDAAAKSVADIIAAKIIPGGMEIMDNLSINAVEDVAKTNCYPRDAEAILLVELDGLAVEVEANADRVAQICRENGARNIAIATDPQERLKLWKGRKSAFAAAGHVSPDYYVQDGVVPRGKLVWILQEIAKLSEEYGYKVANVFHAGDGNLHPLVLYDKSVPGQLEAVEEMGGEILKRCVQAGGTISGEHGIGAEKRCYMPDMFSAADLETMQWLRSAFDPLRLANPDKVFPTPKTCGEAANAQAPAQRLVEGVDRF; encoded by the coding sequence ATGGTTTTTGCACCGTCGCTATCGGCTACTCGCCCCGATTGGGAAGAGATCGCCCGGGAATTTGTGAACGCCTTGGGCGATCGGGCGGTGATTCGCCGCAAAGATGAACTGCTGACCTACGAATGCGACGGGTTAACCAGCTATCGTCACCGGCCAGCGCTGGTGGTGTTGCCCCGCACCACGGAGCAGGTGGCAGCGGCGGTCAAGCTCTGCAATCGGTTTCGTGTGCCCTTTGTGGCGCGGGGGGCGGGCACGGGCCTCTCCGGTGGCGCACTCCCGATCGAGGACTCGGTGCTGATTGTCACGGCGCTGATGAAACAAATCCTGAAGGTGGATTTGGACAATCAACGGGTGGTGGTACAACCGGGGGTGATTAACAATTGGGTGACGCAGGCGGTGAGTGGTGCGGGATTTTATTATGCGCCCGATCCATCGAGTCAAATTATTTGCTCGATCGGGGGAAATGTGGCGGAAAATTCCGGCGGGGTTCACTGCCTCAAATATGGCGTAACCACCAACCATGTTTTGGGTCTGAAATTGGTGTTACCCGATGGGGAAATCGTAGAAGTGGGCAGCGCCGTGCCGGAAATGCCCGGTTACGATTTAACAGGAATTTTTGTGGGTTCTGAAGGTACGTTGGGTATTGCCACGGAAGTTACCTTACGAATTCTGAAAACCGCCGATGAAATTGCTGTTTTGCTGGCCGATTTCACCAGCATGGATGCGGCGGCTAAAAGTGTGGCCGATATTATTGCCGCCAAGATTATTCCTGGTGGCATGGAAATCATGGATAACCTCAGTATCAATGCGGTGGAGGACGTGGCTAAAACCAATTGCTATCCCCGCGATGCAGAGGCGATTCTATTGGTTGAATTGGATGGCTTGGCAGTCGAAGTGGAAGCCAATGCCGATCGCGTGGCCCAAATTTGTCGCGAAAATGGCGCGCGAAATATTGCGATCGCCACGGATCCCCAGGAACGCTTAAAACTCTGGAAAGGTCGCAAGTCCGCCTTTGCTGCCGCTGGCCATGTCAGCCCCGATTACTATGTGCAGGATGGTGTTGTACCGCGCGGCAAATTGGTTTGGATTCTGCAAGAAATTGCCAAACTGAGTGAGGAATACGGCTATAAAGTCGCCAACGTGTTCCATGCAGGCGATGGCAATTTGCACCCGTTGGTTTTGTACGATAAGTCCGTGCCGGGACAACTGGAAGCCGTGGAGGAAATGGGCGGCGAAATCCTCAAGCGCTGTGTGCAAGCGGGCGGCACAATCTCCGGTGAGCATGGCATTGGGGCTGAGAAGCGCTGTTATATGCCCGATATGTTTTCGGCGGCGGATCTGGAGACCATGCAATGGCTACGATCGGCCTTTGATCCCTTGCGTTTAGCCAATCCCGACAAGGTATTTCCCACGCCCAAAACCTGCGGTGAAGCGGCGAATGCTCAGGCTCCAGCGCAGCGATTGGTTGAGGGAGTCGATCGCTTCTAA
- a CDS encoding ATP-binding protein: MSQIFVGIAIVPPSSSASTGSPFTFGQPIADRAKLVGRNDTISDIESHLFCESPRCVNLHGAARLGKSSLLHYFATQAATIAQANHLGTWVVTGVSLKDPGCRTVNGFHQRILQDLLGQPVIQGNSSIATEVQRAIATVNQDSAQDGSCIKPVLAALRLAGWRWLICLDDFEDAMDHPEEFGMNFYDGWRSLTQNSPLLLVVASRRDVEIYSREKKITSDFFNVLQKVNLCPLNRQEAEALLSCPGAGLSAADKAAALRWVKQPEGYAPELLQKAGACLWRSRREGKTLDWAHQKFLAQTRSVELPSEPRPGRGKQLVAALLWMPKTAGQLAMWLGAKLDEAGTIATGMIILIAIGGIAIGAWKSPQVQEAINSAIELPNRLLEPSNEK; encoded by the coding sequence TTGTCACAAATTTTTGTGGGAATCGCGATCGTGCCCCCATCCTCCTCTGCTTCGACCGGCTCTCCGTTCACCTTTGGCCAGCCGATCGCCGATCGTGCCAAGCTGGTCGGACGCAACGATACCATCAGCGACATTGAATCTCATCTGTTTTGCGAATCGCCGCGTTGTGTGAACCTGCATGGGGCGGCGCGGCTGGGCAAGTCGTCGTTGCTGCACTACTTTGCAACCCAGGCGGCGACCATTGCCCAGGCCAACCATCTGGGCACTTGGGTGGTGACGGGGGTATCACTCAAAGATCCCGGATGCCGCACGGTGAATGGGTTTCATCAGCGGATTTTGCAGGATTTGTTGGGGCAGCCGGTGATTCAGGGCAACTCCTCGATCGCAACGGAAGTACAACGGGCGATCGCCACGGTCAACCAAGACAGCGCCCAGGATGGCAGTTGCATCAAGCCGGTGTTGGCGGCGTTGCGGTTGGCGGGTTGGCGCTGGTTGATTTGTCTGGATGATTTTGAAGATGCGATGGATCATCCCGAGGAGTTTGGGATGAATTTTTATGATGGGTGGCGATCGCTGACCCAAAATTCACCGCTGTTGTTGGTGGTGGCTTCGCGGCGGGATGTGGAGATTTACAGCCGCGAAAAGAAGATCACATCGGACTTTTTCAATGTGTTGCAGAAGGTGAATTTGTGTCCGCTGAATCGGCAGGAGGCGGAGGCACTGTTGAGTTGTCCTGGGGCGGGGTTGAGCGCTGCGGACAAGGCGGCGGCGCTGAGGTGGGTGAAGCAACCGGAGGGGTATGCGCCGGAGCTGTTGCAAAAGGCGGGGGCTTGCTTGTGGCGATCGCGGCGTGAGGGCAAAACGCTGGATTGGGCCCATCAAAAGTTTTTGGCGCAAACGCGATCGGTGGAGCTGCCGTCGGAGCCGCGGCCGGGGCGAGGAAAGCAACTGGTAGCGGCGCTGCTGTGGATGCCCAAAACGGCGGGGCAGTTGGCAATGTGGCTGGGGGCAAAGCTGGATGAAGCAGGAACGATCGCGACAGGAATGATCATCCTCATCGCCATTGGTGGGATCGCAATTGGAGCCTGGAAATCGCCGCAGGTACAAGAAGCGATCAACAGCGCAATCGAGTTGCCAAATCGACTATTGGAGCCAAGTAATGAGAAATAA